In Achromobacter xylosoxidans A8, a single window of DNA contains:
- a CDS encoding AraC family transcriptional regulator: MSPGQFVMQRSALAGVQAVAAHSRHAFARHTHEQFGIGVMRQGAQVSASGRGQVEAGPGHVITVNPGEVHDGAPIGNGGRAWQMLYLDAEVVAQAAAELGASGASYEFEHPAQDRPALARDVLALYAQATAGSTPLACDALLLRILAQARDRDAARLARPPRAAPDAIRHARALIDDDPAAALSLADLAAASGLSRYQVLRAFARDTGLTPHAYQVQRRLLLARSLIRQGSPLADAATAVGFADQSHMTRLFVRAYGVSPRRYALAAS; this comes from the coding sequence ATGAGCCCAGGCCAGTTCGTCATGCAACGCAGTGCGCTCGCCGGCGTACAGGCCGTGGCCGCGCACAGCCGGCACGCGTTCGCGCGCCACACGCACGAGCAGTTCGGCATAGGCGTCATGCGCCAGGGCGCGCAGGTCTCGGCCAGCGGCCGCGGCCAGGTCGAGGCCGGCCCCGGGCACGTCATCACGGTGAACCCCGGCGAAGTGCATGACGGCGCCCCCATCGGCAACGGCGGGCGCGCCTGGCAGATGCTGTACCTGGATGCCGAAGTGGTGGCCCAGGCCGCGGCCGAACTGGGTGCAAGCGGGGCCAGCTACGAATTCGAACACCCGGCGCAGGACCGCCCGGCGCTGGCGCGCGACGTGCTGGCGTTGTATGCGCAGGCCACCGCCGGCTCGACGCCCCTGGCCTGCGACGCGCTGCTGCTGCGCATCCTGGCGCAGGCGCGCGACCGCGACGCAGCGCGCCTGGCCCGGCCGCCGCGCGCCGCTCCCGACGCCATCCGCCATGCCCGCGCCCTGATCGACGACGACCCGGCTGCCGCGCTGTCCCTGGCCGACTTGGCCGCGGCCAGCGGCCTCAGCCGCTACCAGGTGCTGCGGGCCTTTGCCCGCGACACCGGCCTCACACCTCACGCCTACCAGGTGCAACGCCGGCTGCTGCTGGCGCGCAGCCTGATCCGACAGGGCTCGCCCCTGGCCGATGCCGCAACCGCGGTCGGTTTCGCCGACCAAAGCCACATGACGCGGCTGTTCGTGCGCGCCTACGGCGTATCGCCGCGGCGCTACGCGCTGGCCGCCAGCTGA
- a CDS encoding DMT family transporter — protein MNNRMRGYCYLAAAMVLVGSTVAASKIIGTGLPPFTATALRFAIALPCFVLLMALTGARLPRLDRRDWLLLVAQATAGSVGYTTLLIAGLQRASAVDGGIILGTLPLVSAAIAMLLLGERPGKATLAAIVAAAFGVWLMMHHSAGAGGASSLVGNALILGAVLCEGLFILLNKRLRQPVAPLALSTLMTGFGLAFSAVASVAEAPWTLGLPAPALAAVAYYALVPTVGGFLLWYAGAARVNGAEAALFTALAPVSAVALAAGLLGESLAPAQLAGMACVLGAVVALGWSGVRSRGKPPSAGPEAPRHGEQAHTGPSRG, from the coding sequence ATGAACAATCGGATGCGGGGCTATTGCTATCTGGCAGCCGCCATGGTGCTGGTGGGCAGCACGGTGGCCGCCAGCAAAATCATCGGAACGGGTTTGCCCCCCTTCACCGCGACCGCCCTGCGCTTCGCGATCGCCCTGCCCTGCTTCGTCCTGCTGATGGCATTGACCGGCGCGCGCCTGCCGCGGCTGGACCGGCGCGACTGGCTGCTGCTGGTGGCCCAGGCCACCGCCGGCAGCGTCGGCTACACCACCCTGCTGATCGCCGGCCTGCAGCGCGCATCGGCGGTGGACGGCGGCATCATCCTGGGCACCTTGCCGCTGGTGTCCGCCGCCATTGCCATGCTGCTGCTGGGCGAACGCCCCGGCAAGGCCACGTTGGCCGCCATCGTCGCGGCGGCCTTCGGCGTCTGGCTGATGATGCACCATTCGGCCGGCGCGGGCGGCGCGAGCTCGTTGGTGGGCAATGCGCTGATCCTGGGCGCAGTGCTGTGCGAGGGACTGTTCATCCTGTTGAACAAGCGGCTGCGCCAGCCGGTGGCGCCGCTGGCGCTATCCACGCTCATGACAGGTTTCGGGCTGGCGTTCTCGGCCGTGGCCAGCGTGGCGGAAGCACCCTGGACCCTGGGCCTGCCTGCGCCGGCCCTGGCCGCGGTAGCCTATTACGCGCTGGTGCCCACGGTAGGCGGTTTCCTGCTCTGGTATGCGGGCGCGGCCCGCGTCAACGGCGCCGAAGCCGCCTTGTTCACCGCGCTTGCACCGGTGTCGGCGGTGGCGCTGGCCGCCGGACTGCTGGGCGAATCCCTGGCTCCCGCGCAACTGGCGGGCATGGCTTGCGTGCTGGGCGCGGTGGTGGCGCTGGGCTGGTCCGGGGTCCGCTCGCGCGGCAAGCCGCCAAGCGCCGGACCCGAAGCTCCCCGCCACGGCGAGCAAGCTCACACAGGCCCTAGCCGCGGCTGA
- a CDS encoding MarR family winged helix-turn-helix transcriptional regulator, with amino-acid sequence MSDEQPAATAAPIAPDPLICNGAALRKATRRVSQLYDTVLAPCGLKVSQHSILVHIARAGTPSMTDLARIMVLDRSALAHNLKPLERDGYVQMSRDPLDGRSRRVALTEAGRAKLAESKRLWKDAQRRFEAAYGAERAAALRRSLADIFSDEFALAFSRG; translated from the coding sequence ATGTCTGACGAACAGCCTGCCGCTACAGCCGCCCCGATTGCGCCCGATCCGCTCATCTGCAACGGCGCGGCGCTGCGCAAGGCCACCCGGCGCGTCTCGCAGCTGTACGACACGGTGCTGGCGCCTTGCGGCCTGAAGGTGTCGCAGCATTCCATCCTGGTGCACATCGCGCGCGCCGGCACGCCGTCCATGACGGACCTGGCGCGCATCATGGTGCTGGACCGCTCGGCGCTGGCGCACAACCTCAAGCCCCTGGAGCGCGACGGCTACGTGCAGATGTCGCGCGACCCCTTGGACGGCCGCAGCCGCCGCGTGGCGCTGACCGAGGCGGGCCGCGCCAAGCTGGCCGAGTCCAAGCGCCTGTGGAAGGACGCGCAGCGCCGCTTCGAGGCCGCCTATGGCGCCGAGCGGGCAGCCGCGTTGCGGCGCTCGCTGGCCGATATTTTTTCCGACGAGTTCGCGCTGGCGTTCAGCCGCGGCTAG
- a CDS encoding MATE family efflux transporter, producing MSAPAAPRPANARLQAMLHAPIAPTLARLAWPNILMMLAQSSTGLIETWFLARLGTPVLAGVALVVPVLMLMQNMSQGAMGGGISAAVARALGGGRQREADQLVLHAVVLNGLLGLAFCALLLLGGPWLYRKLGAEGEALVAALAYSDVIFGGIVLMWLMNAFASAIRGTGNMLVPGAVICGGALLLIPLSPCLIFGWGPFPALGVAGGGWALVIYYAVGALILGLYCASGRNAARLLPSRLYPGLMRNILSVGALATINPFLTNALVALTAALVGAYAGTAAVAGYGIAVRLEYLLMPIAFGLGAPMVAMVGSNIGAGQPERALRIALTGGAMAFVLAEAIGLAAAFFPEAWLRLFGAQDHMLEAGANYLRTVGPVYGFFALGFSMYFASQGAGRLKWPLIAGVLRLLIAIGAGGIALRLTGSLSLFFAVAAVAMCVYGLIILGAVASGSWFERAPLRKRRLFARS from the coding sequence ATGTCCGCGCCCGCTGCTCCTCGCCCCGCCAACGCGCGCCTGCAGGCCATGCTGCACGCGCCCATCGCGCCCACGCTGGCGCGCCTGGCGTGGCCGAACATCCTGATGATGCTGGCGCAATCGTCCACGGGATTGATCGAGACCTGGTTCCTGGCGCGCCTGGGCACACCGGTGCTGGCAGGGGTGGCCCTGGTGGTGCCGGTGCTGATGCTGATGCAGAACATGTCGCAGGGCGCCATGGGCGGCGGCATCTCGGCCGCGGTGGCCAGGGCGCTGGGCGGCGGCCGGCAACGCGAAGCGGACCAGCTGGTGCTGCATGCCGTGGTGCTCAACGGTTTGCTCGGCCTGGCTTTTTGCGCGCTGCTGTTACTGGGCGGTCCGTGGCTGTACCGCAAGCTGGGCGCCGAGGGCGAGGCGCTGGTGGCAGCCCTGGCCTATTCCGACGTCATCTTCGGCGGCATCGTCCTGATGTGGCTGATGAACGCGTTCGCCAGCGCCATACGCGGCACCGGCAACATGCTGGTGCCTGGCGCCGTGATCTGCGGCGGCGCCTTGCTGCTGATCCCGCTGTCGCCCTGCCTGATCTTCGGCTGGGGGCCTTTCCCCGCGTTGGGCGTGGCCGGCGGCGGCTGGGCGCTGGTGATCTATTACGCCGTGGGCGCGCTGATCCTGGGCCTGTACTGCGCCAGCGGACGCAATGCGGCGCGGCTGCTCCCCAGCCGCCTGTACCCGGGCCTGATGCGCAACATCCTCAGCGTGGGCGCGCTGGCCACCATCAACCCGTTCCTGACCAATGCGCTGGTAGCGCTGACGGCAGCCCTGGTCGGCGCCTATGCCGGCACCGCGGCGGTCGCCGGCTACGGCATCGCCGTACGCCTGGAATACCTGCTGATGCCCATCGCCTTCGGCCTGGGCGCGCCCATGGTGGCAATGGTGGGGTCCAACATCGGCGCGGGCCAGCCCGAACGCGCCCTGCGCATCGCCCTGACCGGCGGCGCAATGGCCTTTGTGCTGGCCGAGGCCATCGGCCTGGCGGCCGCGTTCTTTCCCGAGGCCTGGCTGCGCCTGTTCGGCGCGCAGGACCACATGCTGGAAGCCGGCGCCAACTACCTGCGCACCGTCGGTCCGGTCTACGGCTTCTTTGCCCTGGGCTTCTCGATGTACTTCGCTTCGCAGGGTGCCGGCCGCCTGAAATGGCCGCTGATCGCGGGGGTCCTGCGCCTGCTGATTGCCATAGGCGCCGGCGGCATCGCCCTGCGCCTGACGGGATCGCTGAGCCTGTTCTTCGCGGTCGCGGCAGTGGCGATGTGCGTCTACGGCCTGATCATCCTGGGCGCCGTCGCGTCGGGCTCCTGGTTCGAACGCGCGCCGTTGCGCAAGCGCCGGCTGTTCGCGCGTTCATAG
- a CDS encoding LysR family transcriptional regulator → MRFDLTDLRLFLNVQETGSITAGARRSHMTLASASERIRGMEDTLGVPLLLREARGVEPTPAGRTLAHHARVVLAQMDRMRGELDHYGLGLKGHVRVLCNTTALSEYLPPVLGAFLKDHPRVSVDLEERLSHEIADALRAGTCDIGVLADTADLHGLRTQTFRHDPLTLIVPPDHALAGRASVLLADVADQEFVGLVEGSALQEHIAHHARRGGKALSYRVRLRSFDAVCRMVGQGVGIGIVPRVAALRYGRAAGVRRVALADDWAARDLVLCVRDTLPAYAAELVEYALRDAPAS, encoded by the coding sequence ATGCGATTCGACCTTACCGATCTGCGGCTATTCCTCAATGTGCAGGAAACCGGCTCCATCACGGCCGGGGCCCGGCGTTCCCACATGACGCTGGCGTCGGCCAGCGAACGCATCCGCGGCATGGAGGACACGCTGGGCGTGCCGCTGCTGCTGCGCGAGGCGCGCGGGGTCGAGCCCACGCCGGCGGGCCGCACCCTGGCGCACCACGCGCGCGTGGTGCTGGCGCAGATGGACCGCATGCGCGGCGAGCTGGACCACTACGGCCTGGGGTTGAAGGGGCACGTGCGCGTGCTGTGCAACACCACCGCGCTCAGCGAGTACCTGCCGCCGGTGCTGGGCGCCTTTCTCAAGGACCATCCGCGCGTCTCCGTGGACCTGGAAGAACGGCTGAGCCACGAGATTGCCGATGCGCTGCGCGCGGGGACTTGCGACATCGGCGTGCTGGCCGATACGGCCGATCTGCACGGCCTGCGCACGCAGACCTTCCGGCACGACCCCTTGACGCTGATCGTGCCGCCGGACCATGCGTTGGCGGGCCGCGCGTCGGTGCTGCTGGCCGATGTGGCCGACCAGGAATTCGTGGGACTGGTCGAAGGCAGCGCCTTGCAGGAGCACATCGCGCATCATGCGCGCCGCGGAGGCAAGGCCCTGTCGTACCGGGTGCGGCTGCGCAGCTTCGACGCGGTGTGCAGGATGGTGGGGCAGGGCGTGGGCATAGGCATCGTGCCGCGCGTGGCGGCGTTGCGCTATGGCCGCGCGGCGGGCGTGCGGCGCGTGGCCCTGGCCGACGACTGGGCCGCGCGCGACCTGGTGCTGTGCGTGCGCGACACGCTGCCGGCCTATGCGGCCGAACTGGTGGAGTACGCGCTGCGCGACGCGCCCGCGTCCTGA
- a CDS encoding sulfite exporter TauE/SafE family protein, whose product MTLPDLFPGSTPALLAIAVSVFILAGVVKGVVGLGLPTISMAMLALIMAPAQAAALLIVPSLITNLWQAQPWPTLPTMLRRIGAMQAGICAGTIGGALWLGPPSGHWASVCLGLALVAYAAWGLFGSPPKAPQRHQGLAGAAVGAVTGVITAATGVFVIPAVPYLQALNLGKDGLIQAMGISFTVSTVALAAGLGLNGGYTSATAGASVLMLLPALIGMALGTWLRGKLSQQAFKRCFMVSLALLGAYQAVQGWTA is encoded by the coding sequence ATGACGCTTCCAGATCTGTTTCCCGGCAGCACGCCCGCGCTGCTTGCAATCGCCGTGTCCGTCTTCATCCTGGCCGGCGTGGTCAAGGGCGTGGTCGGACTGGGCCTGCCCACCATTTCCATGGCCATGCTGGCGCTGATCATGGCGCCGGCGCAGGCCGCGGCGCTGCTGATCGTGCCGTCGCTCATCACCAATCTCTGGCAAGCGCAGCCATGGCCCACGCTGCCCACGATGCTGCGCCGCATCGGCGCCATGCAGGCGGGTATTTGCGCAGGCACGATAGGCGGCGCGCTGTGGCTGGGGCCGCCCTCGGGACACTGGGCCAGCGTGTGTCTGGGGCTGGCGCTGGTGGCCTATGCCGCCTGGGGCCTGTTCGGCTCGCCGCCCAAGGCGCCGCAGCGGCATCAAGGGCTGGCGGGCGCTGCGGTCGGCGCCGTCACCGGCGTGATCACCGCTGCCACCGGCGTATTCGTGATCCCTGCGGTGCCCTATCTGCAAGCCCTGAACCTGGGCAAGGATGGCCTGATCCAGGCCATGGGCATCTCGTTCACGGTGTCCACCGTGGCGCTGGCGGCCGGCCTGGGCCTCAATGGCGGCTACACGTCCGCAACCGCCGGCGCATCCGTGCTGATGCTGCTGCCCGCGCTGATCGGCATGGCGCTGGGCACATGGCTGCGCGGCAAGCTATCGCAGCAAGCCTTCAAGCGCTGCTTCATGGTGAGCCTGGCGCTGCTGGGCGCCTACCAGGCCGTCCAGGGTTGGACGGCCTGA
- a CDS encoding SDR family NAD(P)-dependent oxidoreductase has translation MNTEKIWLVTDASAGLGLVLVKMLLDRGHKVAATSPDGDALLDAVGAKLEGQFLPLTVDLADARNVQRAVDATVTAFGGLDVVVNNAGHGLRGALDSLPDEDLRGTFDINVFATLNVIRAALPRMRAQRSGHVFNISSILGFDGGRADWGAYSAAKFAVSGLTEALAAEAAPFGIRVSLVYPGALRAPRATSGEPTPELAARNAQARDAEGDPAKMAQALINAAQAQYAPLHLFLGRDAFDQARAKIQSVQQELARWREMSVSIGFVDERRMAA, from the coding sequence ATGAATACCGAAAAAATCTGGTTGGTGACGGACGCTTCCGCGGGGTTGGGTCTGGTCCTGGTGAAGATGTTGCTGGATAGGGGCCATAAGGTGGCGGCGACGTCGCCGGATGGCGATGCGCTGCTGGACGCCGTGGGCGCCAAGCTGGAGGGGCAGTTCCTGCCCCTGACGGTGGATCTGGCCGATGCGCGCAACGTGCAGCGTGCCGTGGATGCCACGGTGACGGCCTTCGGCGGGCTGGACGTGGTGGTGAACAACGCCGGCCATGGCCTGCGCGGCGCATTGGACAGCCTGCCGGACGAGGACCTGCGCGGCACGTTCGACATCAATGTATTCGCCACGCTGAACGTGATCCGCGCGGCCCTGCCGCGCATGCGTGCGCAGCGCAGCGGCCACGTGTTCAATATTTCTTCGATCCTGGGCTTCGATGGCGGCCGCGCCGATTGGGGCGCCTACAGCGCCGCCAAGTTTGCCGTCAGCGGCCTGACCGAAGCGCTGGCCGCCGAGGCCGCGCCTTTCGGCATCCGGGTGTCGCTGGTGTATCCGGGGGCGCTGCGCGCGCCCCGGGCCACTAGCGGCGAGCCGACGCCGGAACTGGCGGCGCGCAATGCGCAGGCGCGCGATGCGGAGGGCGATCCGGCCAAAATGGCCCAGGCGCTGATCAATGCGGCGCAGGCGCAGTACGCGCCCCTGCACCTGTTCCTGGGCCGCGACGCCTTCGATCAGGCGCGCGCCAAGATCCAGTCGGTGCAGCAGGAACTGGCCCGCTGGCGCGAAATGTCCGTGTCGATCGGCTTCGTGGACGAAAGGCGCATGGCGGCCTGA
- a CDS encoding GNAT family N-acetyltransferase — MSHPNPELILLSADAADALVPELAELLRACVQDGASVSFVLPYSSEEAQAFWRAKVLPAIAGGKSALWVARQEGRIAGSVQLDWDTPPNQPHRAEVRKLLVHPDFRRRGIARALLAETEAMARRQGRSLITLDTRTGDSAEPLYASQGYQTVGVIPGFSRDPHDAAKLDGTTIMYKQL, encoded by the coding sequence ATGTCCCATCCCAATCCCGAATTGATTCTTCTGTCGGCGGACGCCGCCGACGCTCTCGTGCCCGAGCTGGCCGAACTGCTGCGCGCCTGCGTGCAGGACGGCGCCAGCGTCAGCTTCGTTCTGCCGTATTCGTCCGAGGAGGCGCAGGCCTTTTGGCGTGCCAAGGTGCTGCCGGCGATCGCTGGCGGCAAGTCGGCGCTGTGGGTGGCACGGCAGGAGGGACGCATCGCGGGATCGGTGCAGCTGGATTGGGACACGCCGCCCAACCAGCCGCACCGCGCCGAAGTGCGCAAGCTGCTGGTGCATCCGGATTTCCGCCGCCGCGGTATCGCCCGGGCCTTGCTGGCCGAGACGGAAGCCATGGCGCGGCGCCAGGGCCGCAGCCTGATTACGCTGGACACGCGCACGGGCGACAGCGCCGAGCCGCTGTATGCGTCGCAGGGCTATCAGACCGTGGGAGTGATACCAGGTTTCAGCCGCGACCCGCATGATGCCGCCAAGCTGGACGGCACCACCATCATGTACAAGCAGCTGTAG
- a CDS encoding helix-turn-helix domain-containing protein: MENNAIPEADLDRRIAGRLKALRQERGWSLDELAGRAGLSRATLSRLENAEVSPTASALGKLCGAYGLTMSRLMRMVEDDFAPLVPQQAQAVWVDGSAGFRRRSVSPPAQRLAGEVLACELAAGARIAYDSSPRPGLEHHLLMLEGELAITVDGQAHSLSQGDCLRYQLFGASEFSTPPHCGARYLLFIV, encoded by the coding sequence ATGGAAAATAATGCTATCCCCGAAGCCGATCTGGACCGGCGCATTGCCGGCCGGCTCAAGGCGCTGCGCCAGGAGCGCGGCTGGTCCCTGGACGAGCTGGCCGGCCGCGCCGGCCTCAGCCGCGCCACCTTGTCCCGCCTGGAAAACGCCGAGGTCAGCCCCACCGCCAGCGCGCTGGGCAAGCTGTGCGGGGCATATGGCCTGACCATGTCGCGCCTGATGCGCATGGTCGAGGACGATTTCGCGCCCTTGGTGCCGCAGCAGGCGCAAGCCGTGTGGGTGGATGGCAGCGCCGGCTTTCGCCGCCGCTCGGTGTCGCCGCCGGCGCAGCGGCTGGCGGGCGAGGTGCTGGCCTGCGAACTGGCCGCCGGCGCGCGCATTGCCTATGACAGTTCGCCCCGGCCGGGGCTGGAACATCACCTGCTGATGCTGGAAGGCGAGCTGGCCATCACGGTCGACGGGCAGGCGCATAGCCTGTCCCAGGGCGATTGCCTGCGTTATCAGCTGTTCGGCGCCAGCGAATTTTCAACCCCGCCGCATTGCGGCGCCCGCTACCTGCTCTTCATTGTCTGA
- a CDS encoding phospholipase D family protein: MYLAKPLMMTALCLSLLSGCGLPPLDNRSESRALTPEAAQDTALGRAIAPLAAAHPGKSGIHPLPDAYEAFAARMLLARAAERSLDVQYYIWHKDMTGTMLLEALHEAADRGVRVRLLLDDNGTSGLDQELSALDAHPNIEVRLYNPFVLRWPKPLGYLTDFSRLNRRMHNKSFTADNQATIIGGRNIGDEYFGAASGVLFTDLDVLSIGAAVNDVSVDFDRYWASDSAYPVDRILKKTAPGELDELEQAAAQVERSPEAAAYAEAMHKLPFIQQLLRGDLTLEWADTRMVSDDPRKTLGTAPPEAMLPHQLHEILGTPSTDLELVSPYFVPTAVGTQSFAQMAQSGVKVKVLTNALEATDVAVVHSGYAKRRKDLLAAGVELFEMKRQGGEVERNKSMGPFGSSGSSLHAKTFAVDGKRIFVGSFNFDPRSAKLNTELGFVIDSPTLARHIADAFEKDIPKSAYRVCLDDKGQLYWLEQRNGETIRHDTEPGTTVWQRLSLWFVSLLPLEPLL; encoded by the coding sequence ATGTACCTGGCCAAACCCCTGATGATGACCGCACTCTGCCTGAGCCTTTTGAGCGGCTGCGGCTTGCCGCCGCTGGATAACCGCAGCGAATCCCGCGCCCTGACGCCCGAGGCGGCGCAGGATACCGCCCTGGGCCGGGCCATCGCCCCGCTGGCCGCCGCACATCCCGGCAAGTCTGGCATCCACCCCCTGCCCGACGCCTACGAGGCCTTCGCCGCCCGCATGCTGCTGGCGCGCGCCGCCGAGCGCAGCCTGGACGTGCAGTACTACATCTGGCACAAGGACATGACCGGCACCATGCTGCTGGAGGCCCTGCATGAAGCCGCCGACCGCGGCGTGCGCGTGCGGCTGCTGCTGGACGACAACGGCACCTCCGGGCTGGACCAGGAACTGTCGGCGCTGGATGCGCACCCGAACATCGAGGTGCGGCTGTACAACCCCTTCGTGCTGCGCTGGCCCAAGCCCCTGGGCTACCTGACGGACTTCAGCCGCCTGAACCGCCGCATGCACAACAAGTCCTTCACCGCCGACAACCAGGCCACCATCATCGGCGGCCGCAACATCGGCGACGAGTACTTCGGCGCAGCCAGCGGCGTGCTGTTCACCGACCTGGACGTGCTGTCCATCGGCGCCGCGGTCAATGACGTGTCGGTGGATTTCGACCGCTACTGGGCCAGCGACTCGGCCTACCCGGTAGACCGCATCCTGAAGAAAACCGCCCCCGGCGAGCTGGACGAACTGGAGCAGGCCGCCGCCCAGGTCGAGCGCTCTCCCGAAGCCGCCGCCTACGCCGAGGCCATGCACAAGCTGCCTTTCATCCAGCAGCTGCTGCGCGGCGACCTGACGCTGGAATGGGCCGACACCCGCATGGTCAGCGACGATCCGCGCAAAACGCTAGGCACAGCCCCGCCGGAGGCAATGCTGCCGCATCAGCTGCATGAAATCCTGGGCACGCCCAGCACCGACCTGGAACTGGTATCGCCCTACTTCGTGCCGACCGCGGTCGGCACCCAGTCCTTCGCGCAGATGGCGCAAAGCGGCGTCAAGGTCAAGGTGCTGACCAACGCGCTCGAGGCCACAGACGTGGCGGTGGTGCATTCCGGCTATGCCAAGCGCCGCAAGGACCTGCTGGCCGCCGGCGTCGAGCTCTTCGAGATGAAGCGCCAGGGCGGCGAGGTCGAGCGCAACAAGAGCATGGGTCCGTTCGGCAGCTCAGGCTCCAGCCTGCACGCCAAGACCTTCGCCGTCGACGGCAAGCGCATCTTCGTCGGCTCCTTCAACTTCGACCCGCGCTCGGCCAAGCTCAACACCGAACTGGGCTTCGTCATAGACAGCCCCACGCTGGCGCGGCACATTGCAGACGCCTTCGAGAAAGACATACCCAAGTCCGCCTACCGCGTCTGCCTGGATGACAAGGGCCAGCTCTATTGGCTGGAACAGCGCAACGGCGAAACCATACGGCATGACACCGAACCCGGCACCACGGTGTGGCAACGCCTGTCGCTATGGTTCGTGTCGCTGCTGCCGCTGGAACCGCTGCTGTAG
- the alkB gene encoding DNA oxidative demethylase AlkB — MATNLDLFGDDGAAQGGRVALGPQAVVLRGFALPVVDALLAGVDAVAAQAPFRHMDTPGGYTMSVALTNCGQLGWTSDARGYRYARIDPLSGQPWPAMPEAFLRLAQTAAAEAGFPGFEPDACLVNRYEPGSRLSLHQDKNERDYGAPIVSVSLGMPAMFLFGGDQRTDKASRTPLFHGDVVVWGGVDRLRYHGIMPIKDLPHPRLGSQRINFTIRRAG, encoded by the coding sequence ATGGCGACCAACCTGGACCTGTTTGGCGACGATGGCGCGGCGCAAGGCGGACGCGTCGCGCTCGGCCCGCAAGCCGTGGTGCTGCGCGGTTTTGCCCTGCCGGTGGTGGACGCCCTGCTCGCCGGGGTCGACGCCGTGGCTGCGCAAGCGCCCTTCCGCCACATGGACACGCCGGGTGGCTACACCATGTCCGTCGCGCTGACCAATTGCGGACAGCTGGGCTGGACCAGCGACGCGCGCGGCTATCGCTATGCGCGCATCGACCCGCTCTCCGGCCAGCCCTGGCCCGCCATGCCCGAGGCCTTTTTGCGCTTGGCGCAGACCGCCGCGGCCGAGGCCGGCTTTCCCGGCTTCGAGCCGGACGCCTGCCTGGTCAACCGCTACGAGCCCGGCTCGCGGCTGTCGTTGCATCAGGACAAGAACGAGCGCGACTACGGCGCGCCCATCGTCTCCGTATCCCTGGGCATGCCCGCCATGTTCCTCTTCGGCGGCGACCAGCGCACCGACAAGGCCAGCCGCACGCCGCTGTTCCATGGCGACGTCGTCGTGTGGGGCGGCGTCGACCGCCTGCGCTACCACGGCATCATGCCCATCAAGGATCTGCCGCACCCGCGGCTGGGCAGCCAGCGCATCAACTTCACCATCCGCCGCGCCGGCTGA
- a CDS encoding formylglycine-generating enzyme family protein, with amino-acid sequence MRTRTALALLCTLISAPSWAAEPPAVIENSLGMTFVRVPAGTFQMGSDEAPEALAQAYPLYPADRYAQLSDEAPVHAVRITRAFYMERTEVTVGQFRRFIEASGYVPESEADGTGGYGYNPQYDADKSERGDAFEGRDRRYSWRNPGFAQGDDHPVVNISWNDATALARWLTQTEGKVYRLPTEAEWEYACRAGTRTRYQNGDDPAAMPDIGNGFDADAAPLWPKWQAHASARADGHAFTAPVASYAPNAFGLYDMHGNAWEWVSDWYGEDYYAHSPVDDPQGPASGNVRVRRGGSWHTWALYTRASYRNWNTQETRYPLVGLRLLREAD; translated from the coding sequence ATGCGCACACGCACCGCCCTGGCTTTGCTCTGCACCTTGATATCGGCGCCTTCCTGGGCGGCTGAACCGCCCGCCGTGATCGAAAATTCGCTAGGCATGACCTTTGTCCGCGTGCCCGCCGGCACCTTCCAGATGGGCAGCGACGAGGCGCCCGAAGCGCTCGCGCAGGCCTATCCGCTGTATCCAGCGGACCGCTACGCCCAGCTGTCCGACGAAGCGCCCGTGCATGCCGTGCGCATCACCCGCGCGTTCTACATGGAGCGCACCGAAGTCACCGTGGGCCAGTTCCGACGCTTCATCGAAGCATCCGGCTACGTGCCCGAATCGGAAGCCGACGGCACCGGCGGCTATGGCTACAACCCGCAGTACGATGCCGACAAGTCCGAACGCGGCGATGCCTTCGAAGGGCGCGACCGCCGCTATTCCTGGCGCAATCCGGGTTTCGCGCAAGGCGACGACCACCCCGTGGTCAACATCAGCTGGAACGACGCCACGGCGCTGGCGCGCTGGCTGACCCAGACCGAAGGCAAGGTCTACCGCCTGCCCACGGAAGCCGAATGGGAATACGCCTGCCGCGCCGGCACGCGCACCCGCTACCAGAACGGCGACGATCCCGCCGCCATGCCCGACATCGGCAACGGCTTCGATGCGGACGCCGCGCCGCTGTGGCCCAAATGGCAGGCGCACGCCTCCGCCCGCGCCGACGGCCATGCCTTCACCGCCCCGGTCGCCAGCTACGCGCCCAATGCCTTCGGCCTGTACGACATGCACGGCAACGCCTGGGAATGGGTCTCGGACTGGTATGGCGAGGACTACTACGCGCACTCGCCGGTGGACGACCCGCAAGGCCCCGCCAGCGGCAACGTGCGCGTGCGCCGCGGCGGCTCCTGGCATACCTGGGCGCTGTACACGCGCGCCTCCTACCGCAACTGGAACACGCAGGAAACCCGCTATCCGCTGGTGGGCCTGCGGCTGCTGCGGGAGGCGGATTGA